The following are from one region of the Petrotoga mobilis SJ95 genome:
- a CDS encoding heavy metal translocating P-type ATPase produces MLKKEVILEGLDCANCAAKIEDEVNKLNGVKAYMNFMNKTLTLEIESEQEYKNILQQVKTIVHKHEPDVVVKEKSVNKSNKKVLILEGLGCANCAAKMEKEISGLEGVEFAAVDFVSKKLTLEISPKVNRSELNEKIEGIVKKIEPDVKVIFEENNSKTKINENNEEEEEGVNKKEIIRLVVGGAIFAVGIIFNFQNWLELTLFIISYIIVGGEVVLRAIKGIARGQVFSEHFLMSIATIGAFFVGEYPEGVAVMLFYLVGELFQDIAVGHSRKSISALMDIRPDYANLKVGDEIRKVSPEEVNIGDIIIVKPGEKVPLDGKVIEGNSMVDTAALTGESVPRELGPGDDVLSGFINKNGVLTIEVTKDYGDSTVSKILDLVQNASSKKAPTEKFITKFARFYTPIVVFGALALAIIPPLVIPGATFSTWIYRALVFLVISCPCALVISIPLGFFGGIGGASKRGILVKGSNYLDALNNVETVVFDKTGTLTKGVFEVVSINPQSDFTKEELIEYAAYAESHSSHPIALSILKAYNKDVDITKIEDYEEIAGHGIRAKVGGKEILVGNSKLMNKENIKYQEVETLGTVVHVAVDKKYAGNIVISDAVKEDSADAIKGLKALGVRNIVMLTGDSKAVGEKIATQLGIDEVYTELLPTDKVEKIEALDAKKSHKGKIVFVGDGINDAPVLARADIGVAMGGLGSDAAIEAADIVIMTDEPSKIVTAIKVAKRTRKIVMQNIVFALGVKAIFLALGAVGVATMWEAVFADVGVAIIAILNAMRVMNTKSI; encoded by the coding sequence ATGTTAAAGAAGGAAGTAATTTTAGAAGGTTTAGATTGCGCAAATTGTGCAGCTAAAATTGAAGATGAGGTTAATAAATTAAATGGAGTCAAAGCCTATATGAACTTCATGAACAAGACATTGACTTTAGAAATTGAATCAGAGCAAGAGTATAAGAATATATTACAGCAAGTTAAAACCATAGTGCACAAGCACGAACCGGATGTGGTAGTGAAAGAAAAATCCGTTAACAAGAGCAATAAAAAAGTATTAATACTTGAAGGACTTGGCTGCGCGAATTGTGCAGCTAAAATGGAAAAAGAAATAAGCGGTCTAGAAGGAGTTGAATTTGCTGCAGTAGATTTTGTTTCGAAGAAACTAACACTGGAAATAAGTCCGAAAGTCAACCGCTCTGAGTTAAATGAGAAGATTGAAGGCATAGTAAAGAAAATAGAGCCAGATGTAAAGGTCATTTTTGAGGAGAATAACTCCAAGACCAAAATAAACGAAAATAACGAAGAGGAAGAAGAAGGTGTCAACAAAAAAGAAATCATAAGACTTGTGGTCGGTGGAGCAATATTTGCCGTGGGAATCATCTTTAATTTCCAAAATTGGCTTGAGCTTACCTTGTTTATTATTAGTTATATCATAGTTGGTGGAGAGGTTGTCTTAAGAGCAATAAAAGGTATTGCCCGCGGTCAGGTATTCAGTGAGCATTTTTTGATGAGTATTGCTACCATTGGTGCTTTCTTCGTTGGAGAGTATCCAGAAGGTGTAGCAGTTATGCTGTTCTATCTGGTAGGTGAATTGTTTCAGGATATAGCTGTAGGTCACTCCAGAAAATCAATAAGTGCTTTGATGGATATTCGTCCTGACTATGCAAATCTTAAAGTTGGCGATGAGATCAGGAAAGTATCTCCTGAAGAGGTAAACATAGGTGACATCATTATTGTTAAACCAGGAGAAAAAGTTCCCCTCGATGGCAAGGTTATAGAAGGAAACTCAATGGTTGACACTGCAGCGTTAACAGGGGAATCTGTTCCTCGTGAACTCGGGCCAGGAGACGATGTATTGAGCGGATTCATTAATAAAAATGGCGTTTTGACAATAGAGGTAACAAAGGATTATGGTGATTCGACTGTATCTAAAATTTTGGATCTGGTTCAGAATGCCAGCAGTAAGAAGGCTCCTACAGAAAAATTTATAACAAAATTTGCGCGTTTCTATACTCCGATTGTAGTCTTTGGAGCATTAGCCTTAGCAATCATACCTCCATTGGTGATCCCCGGTGCAACTTTCTCTACATGGATATATCGAGCCTTAGTGTTCTTAGTTATATCTTGTCCATGTGCGTTAGTAATTTCAATACCATTGGGCTTCTTCGGAGGGATTGGTGGAGCATCGAAGAGAGGTATATTAGTAAAAGGCAGTAACTATCTTGACGCGTTGAACAATGTGGAAACAGTTGTTTTCGATAAGACGGGAACGCTAACCAAGGGTGTATTTGAAGTTGTGAGTATCAACCCTCAAAGTGATTTTACAAAGGAGGAATTGATTGAATATGCAGCATATGCTGAAAGTCACTCAAGTCATCCAATTGCACTATCCATTCTGAAAGCCTATAACAAAGATGTCGATATCACTAAAATTGAAGACTATGAGGAAATTGCAGGTCATGGGATTCGGGCTAAAGTTGGTGGTAAAGAGATTCTTGTCGGAAACAGCAAACTGATGAATAAAGAAAACATTAAATATCAGGAAGTTGAGACTCTAGGTACAGTAGTACATGTTGCAGTAGACAAGAAGTATGCAGGAAATATTGTAATCTCTGACGCAGTGAAGGAAGATTCAGCTGATGCGATTAAAGGATTGAAGGCATTAGGTGTTAGAAATATTGTTATGCTTACTGGTGATTCGAAGGCAGTTGGGGAAAAAATAGCAACCCAACTTGGAATTGACGAGGTGTATACTGAATTGTTACCGACCGACAAGGTAGAAAAAATTGAGGCTCTGGATGCTAAGAAATCTCATAAGGGGAAAATTGTATTTGTTGGAGATGGTATCAATGATGCACCAGTACTTGCGAGAGCTGATATTGGCGTGGCAATGGGCGGCTTGGGGTCTGATGCTGCAATTGAAGCAGCTGATATAGTTATCATGACAGATGAACCATCAAAAATTGTCACTGCAATTAAAGTAGCAAAAAGGACTAGGAAAATTGTGATGCAAAACATTGTGTTTGCATTAGGGGTTAAAGCCATATTCCTTGCACTTGGTGCGGTGGGAGTTGCAACTATGTGGGAAGCTGTATTCGCTGACGTGGGTGTGGCAATAATCGCAATATTAAATGCAATGAGGGTAATGAATACAAAAAGTATATAG
- the lspA gene encoding signal peptidase II, whose translation MFYIFIITILTGIDQWTKYLIETQLKPIGAIPIVKDIFHLTYARNTGAAFSILRDKQAFLILVTTIVVGALIYYLIKILKTGEVAFKLSLAIIIGGALGNLIDRVRLNYVTDFLDFTLINYPIFNLADVFVVSGVVMLSYMLLFKGDMPKISKM comes from the coding sequence ATGTTCTATATTTTTATTATCACAATATTGACAGGGATTGATCAGTGGACTAAATATCTTATAGAAACACAATTAAAACCGATAGGTGCTATACCCATAGTTAAAGATATATTCCATTTGACTTATGCAAGGAATACAGGAGCAGCTTTTAGCATATTGAGGGATAAGCAGGCATTTTTAATATTAGTCACAACCATTGTTGTTGGCGCATTAATATACTATTTGATAAAAATATTAAAGACAGGAGAAGTAGCCTTTAAGCTATCCTTGGCGATAATTATTGGTGGAGCTTTAGGAAATCTTATCGATAGAGTTAGATTGAACTATGTAACCGACTTTCTCGATTTCACACTAATTAATTACCCCATATTTAATTTAGCAGACGTATTTGTAGTTTCAGGAGTTGTCATGCTTTCATATATGCTTTTGTTTAAAGGAGATATGCCCAAAATCTCAAAGATGTGA
- a CDS encoding Csac_0668 family 2Fe-2S cluster-binding (seleno)protein: MGKETLSNYCCGNLGESSCEVEKNNFCPVCEKQGTLVKNITVKHMVLNELTEQIGDNDYYLCMNEECDITYYNTKFNVKFNKQQVKVPIWFKKDADPKYACYCSEVTEDQVIEAVVKHGAKTVKEVNAITGAMKNSNCKENNPLGVCCHKIIQEAIDKGLK; the protein is encoded by the coding sequence ATGGGAAAGGAAACTTTGAGTAATTATTGTTGCGGAAATTTAGGAGAATCATCTTGTGAGGTAGAAAAGAACAATTTTTGTCCTGTATGCGAAAAACAAGGTACTCTTGTTAAAAACATTACAGTAAAGCATATGGTACTTAACGAGTTAACGGAACAAATCGGTGATAACGATTATTATTTATGTATGAATGAGGAATGTGATATTACTTACTATAATACGAAATTTAATGTTAAGTTTAATAAACAACAGGTTAAAGTCCCAATATGGTTTAAGAAAGATGCAGATCCTAAGTATGCTTGTTATTGCAGCGAAGTCACAGAAGATCAGGTAATTGAAGCAGTTGTAAAGCATGGCGCGAAAACCGTAAAAGAAGTGAATGCCATAACTGGGGCAATGAAAAATTCTAATTGTAAAGAAAACAATCCGTTGGGAGTATGTTGCCATAAGATTATTCAGGAAGCTATCGATAAAGGCTTAAAGTAA
- a CDS encoding SGNH/GDSL hydrolase family protein, whose amino-acid sequence MLIEDNAIVLFQGDSVTDAGRDYNNDADLGLGYPMITASWLSAAYPAKNIRFTNKGVSGNRVKDLKERWMRDCIALKPTWVSILIGINDCWRRYDSDDPTSVEKFESDYRYILQEVKTQLNANLIICEPFVLPVTKEQAKWREDLDPKIHAVRKLAREFNAIFLPLDGIFAQAATQKNPRFWLPDGVHPSPAGHALIAQSWLRAVEAL is encoded by the coding sequence ATGCTTATAGAAGACAACGCAATAGTTCTGTTTCAAGGTGACAGCGTAACTGACGCAGGTCGAGATTATAACAATGATGCTGACCTTGGCTTGGGTTATCCTATGATAACGGCATCATGGTTATCAGCTGCATATCCTGCAAAAAACATTAGATTTACAAACAAGGGAGTAAGCGGTAACAGGGTGAAAGATTTAAAGGAACGTTGGATGAGGGACTGTATAGCCTTAAAACCCACCTGGGTATCCATACTCATCGGCATTAATGACTGCTGGCGACGTTATGACAGCGATGACCCAACGTCGGTGGAAAAGTTTGAGTCAGATTATCGTTATATTTTGCAAGAAGTGAAAACGCAACTAAACGCTAACCTGATAATATGTGAACCATTTGTTTTGCCTGTGACAAAAGAGCAAGCCAAATGGAGAGAAGACTTAGATCCCAAAATACATGCCGTACGTAAGCTAGCCAGGGAATTCAATGCCATATTTCTACCACTAGACGGTATATTTGCTCAGGCAGCAACACAAAAGAATCCTAGATTTTGGCTGCCAGACGGCGTACATCCGTCGCCTGCAGGACATGCGCTTATAGCTCAATCTTGGCTTCGGGCTGTGGAAGCGTTATAA
- a CDS encoding ArsR/SmtB family transcription factor codes for MATVYEEQAKVFKAFCDETRLRILQLLRSGEKCACVLQEQLNLGQSGLSYHMKILVESGVVESRKEGKWTYYTISEKGSEYAATLLKRLTTPKAIAKGNKCKSNRI; via the coding sequence TTGGCAACTGTTTATGAAGAACAGGCAAAAGTATTTAAAGCGTTTTGCGATGAAACACGTTTGAGAATACTTCAACTACTGCGCAGCGGTGAAAAATGCGCTTGTGTTTTGCAAGAACAGTTGAATTTGGGGCAGTCGGGACTTTCCTACCACATGAAGATTCTGGTTGAATCAGGTGTTGTAGAGAGCAGGAAGGAAGGGAAATGGACATACTACACAATTAGTGAAAAGGGTAGTGAGTATGCCGCTACTTTGCTCAAAAGGCTGACAACACCTAAAGCGATTGCAAAAGGAAACAAATGCAAATCAAATAGAATTTGA
- a CDS encoding MFS transporter encodes MYSILLVIIYISFISLGLPDALLGSAWPSMFQTLNVPVSYAGIISMIISGGTIVSTLFSGKSIHKLGTGKLTTISVGMTAVALFGFSISTSFWHLCLWGIPYGLGAGSVDAALNNFVALHYKARHMNWLHCFWGVGATIGPYIMGILLTKGFKWNSGYFTISLIQIVLTSVLFFTLPLWKEKKTGNKTKEEKYKNYSLKEVITLPGTMSIMIAFFSYCALEATTGLWAASYLVLNRGIAAEIAAKWAASFYFGITIGRFISGFITFKMNNKNMIRLGQGIIILGLLLLFLPFSNYTAFIGLILIGLGCAPIYPSLIHSTPTNFGKDVSHSIIGVQMASAYLGTTLMPPLFGFLQEHFDIRLYPIYLIILAFLMILMVEKANGLILRKPVINSKP; translated from the coding sequence ATGTATTCTATCTTACTAGTGATTATCTATATTTCATTCATCAGTCTTGGATTGCCAGATGCTCTTTTAGGCTCTGCATGGCCAAGCATGTTTCAAACATTAAACGTGCCCGTATCGTATGCAGGAATTATATCAATGATCATCTCTGGAGGAACTATTGTTTCAACATTGTTCAGTGGTAAGTCTATTCATAAACTTGGTACTGGGAAACTAACCACCATAAGCGTTGGAATGACTGCTGTAGCGTTGTTTGGTTTTTCTATATCAACTTCTTTTTGGCATTTGTGTTTGTGGGGGATACCTTACGGTTTAGGTGCAGGAAGTGTTGATGCAGCACTTAACAATTTTGTCGCCCTGCATTACAAAGCTAGACATATGAACTGGTTACATTGCTTTTGGGGAGTTGGAGCCACAATTGGACCATATATTATGGGAATATTGTTGACTAAGGGTTTTAAATGGAATTCAGGATATTTTACTATTTCGTTAATTCAAATTGTTCTAACCTCAGTACTGTTTTTTACTTTGCCGCTGTGGAAAGAGAAGAAAACAGGTAACAAAACCAAAGAAGAAAAATATAAAAATTATTCTTTAAAAGAGGTTATTACTTTACCCGGGACAATGTCTATTATGATCGCCTTTTTCTCTTATTGTGCTTTAGAGGCAACTACTGGTTTGTGGGCGGCAAGTTATTTAGTTCTAAATAGAGGTATAGCTGCTGAAATAGCGGCCAAATGGGCTGCTTCATTTTATTTCGGAATTACAATAGGAAGGTTTATATCTGGATTTATCACATTCAAAATGAATAATAAAAATATGATACGTTTGGGGCAAGGAATCATAATTTTAGGATTGTTACTGTTGTTTCTTCCTTTTAGCAATTATACGGCGTTTATAGGCCTTATTCTCATAGGTTTAGGCTGTGCACCGATTTATCCAAGTTTGATACATTCAACACCAACTAATTTTGGTAAGGATGTTTCACATTCCATTATAGGGGTACAGATGGCATCTGCATATCTTGGAACAACTCTTATGCCACCCTTGTTTGGATTTTTGCAAGAACATTTCGATATAAGGTTATATCCCATATATTTGATTATATTAGCCTTTCTTATGATACTCATGGTGGAAAAGGCAAACGGTTTAATTTTGAGAAAACCTGTGATCAATAGTAAACCCTGA
- a CDS encoding GNAT family N-acetyltransferase produces MAIKFREAKIEDYEQMYRLWQTTEGMGLSESDTKENIEKFLNKNPGLNYVCEDDGKIIGTILCGEDGRRGYLYHLAVDKKYRRNGIGKELVNLVLNSLKEKSIIKCHLFVYYENEIAKTFWEKTGWYKRNELLIYSKDIK; encoded by the coding sequence TTGGCAATAAAATTCAGAGAAGCAAAAATAGAAGATTATGAGCAGATGTATAGATTATGGCAAACAACAGAAGGCATGGGTTTAAGCGAATCTGATACAAAAGAAAATATTGAAAAATTTTTGAATAAAAACCCAGGTTTAAATTATGTATGCGAAGATGATGGAAAAATTATTGGTACAATCCTATGTGGCGAAGATGGAAGAAGAGGATATCTCTACCATCTTGCGGTTGATAAAAAGTATAGAAGAAATGGGATAGGGAAAGAATTGGTAAACTTGGTTTTAAACAGTTTAAAAGAAAAAAGTATTATAAAATGCCATTTGTTTGTTTATTATGAGAATGAAATTGCTAAGACATTTTGGGAAAAAACAGGGTGGTACAAACGTAACGAATTGCTGATTTATTCCAAAGATATCAAATAA
- a CDS encoding gluconokinase, which translates to MKYVLVLDVGTTNMKVAIVNEIGDIISQEVKKINLIQSAEGVAEHDPQELWANFLDISKKIITNFEGDISLLIFSGYQFGFLPIDKKGNPLMNMVTLLDTRSQNIMNEVEERFSFKEIYQKTGCPPAFNYTIARILWLKKEKPEIFAKTYKFLDIKSFFTFKLTGKCYTEPSLASVTQLLNIKTQKWDEELIKRLGIEEDQLPDLVPGNVIVDTVKKEIAIEMGLEKEVPIMLGVYDGGAMILGMGGYKKSAVCNLGTTAMFRSAYNEPLLDKIGQYRLQTYALLPGMWAIGGAVNNAGVVLEWFRNNIANGMSYDQINEEASKVKAGSEGLICFPFLTGERDPRIGSLSTGSFFGLKTYHNLSHMARSIYEGVGYGLNMIKTALEENDVNLRRLTVGGSGSKSDVWVQILADIFNIPVTKSKTENATLIGESMVAFSQLGVYNDIEQAGEVMIKLGKCFEPQTSSVKTYEAYYNFFVQMIQNYRDMYNLHTQLINSLGGGENWQ; encoded by the coding sequence ATGAAATATGTTTTAGTCCTCGATGTAGGAACGACAAACATGAAAGTAGCGATTGTAAACGAAATAGGTGACATCATCTCTCAAGAGGTCAAAAAGATAAATTTAATTCAGTCTGCAGAAGGGGTAGCAGAACACGATCCTCAAGAATTGTGGGCAAACTTTTTGGATATCTCGAAGAAGATAATCACGAACTTCGAAGGTGATATTTCATTATTAATTTTTTCTGGGTACCAATTCGGTTTTCTACCGATAGATAAAAAAGGAAATCCTTTGATGAACATGGTAACGCTCTTAGACACAAGGTCACAGAATATAATGAACGAAGTTGAAGAAAGATTTTCCTTTAAAGAAATATACCAGAAGACCGGTTGCCCCCCTGCTTTTAATTATACAATAGCGAGAATTTTGTGGTTGAAAAAAGAAAAACCAGAAATTTTTGCCAAAACCTATAAGTTCTTGGACATCAAAAGTTTCTTCACATTCAAATTAACGGGTAAATGTTACACGGAACCAAGTTTAGCTTCTGTTACACAACTTTTGAATATAAAAACGCAAAAATGGGATGAAGAACTAATAAAAAGGTTAGGGATTGAAGAAGATCAGTTGCCTGATCTTGTACCTGGCAACGTAATAGTGGATACCGTAAAAAAAGAAATAGCAATAGAAATGGGTCTCGAAAAAGAAGTTCCTATTATGTTAGGAGTATATGACGGTGGAGCGATGATTTTAGGAATGGGGGGTTATAAAAAAAGCGCTGTATGTAATTTAGGTACCACTGCAATGTTTAGAAGCGCGTATAATGAGCCGTTACTTGATAAAATAGGGCAGTACAGGCTTCAAACCTATGCTTTATTACCTGGTATGTGGGCTATAGGAGGAGCGGTGAACAATGCAGGTGTAGTATTGGAATGGTTTAGAAACAATATAGCTAACGGTATGAGTTATGATCAAATAAACGAAGAGGCTTCGAAAGTTAAAGCCGGTTCCGAAGGTCTTATTTGTTTCCCGTTTCTAACAGGGGAAAGAGACCCAAGAATAGGCAGCTTATCTACCGGTAGCTTTTTTGGATTGAAGACTTATCACAACTTAAGTCACATGGCAAGATCTATATATGAAGGTGTAGGTTATGGGCTGAACATGATAAAAACAGCTTTAGAAGAAAACGATGTTAATTTAAGAAGATTGACAGTAGGAGGCTCAGGCAGCAAAAGCGATGTCTGGGTTCAAATTTTAGCTGATATATTCAACATCCCTGTAACCAAATCAAAGACCGAAAATGCAACGTTGATAGGTGAATCGATGGTAGCTTTTTCACAATTGGGAGTTTACAACGATATTGAGCAAGCTGGTGAAGTTATGATAAAGTTGGGAAAGTGTTTTGAACCCCAAACCTCTTCAGTTAAAACATATGAGGCTTATTACAATTTTTTTGTACAAATGATTCAAAACTATCGGGATATGTATAATTTACATACCCAATTGATCAATTCTTTAGGTGGGGGAGAAAATTGGCAATAA
- a CDS encoding D-isomer specific 2-hydroxyacid dehydrogenase family protein — MEEDTTNIAIVNSSTFGIYFPDLMQRLKKIGIVERITVDPKISGRELASKLKDFKFVIASVTPNFTSEFFQYNKDVKLIARHGIGYNNVDIKAATESGVMVTRVLGIHERDSVAELAVALILICLRQIIPANKAVEEYKWQDRKNFVGDELSKLTVGIIGYGNIGSRVAEIAKEGFGSEVIAYDPYIADKVIEKTGVTPVSFEELLKTSDVISLNASLNEGNYHFINKSAFNLMKNGVVIVNTARGELINQNDFIEALESKKVSAAGLDVLEEEPINPNNPLLKYPNVFILPHIGGYGKYSLRKMDEKMVEDIEKLMKGEIPEQIVNPEVVEKIITQFKGRK; from the coding sequence GTGGAGGAAGACACTACTAACATCGCAATAGTAAATTCCAGCACTTTTGGTATATATTTTCCCGATTTAATGCAAAGATTAAAGAAAATAGGTATCGTTGAAAGAATAACGGTGGATCCTAAAATATCAGGAAGAGAGTTAGCAAGCAAATTGAAAGATTTTAAATTTGTTATAGCAAGCGTTACACCAAATTTTACTTCAGAATTTTTTCAATACAACAAAGATGTGAAACTAATTGCACGGCACGGTATTGGATACAACAATGTGGATATAAAAGCAGCCACTGAAAGTGGCGTTATGGTTACACGGGTTCTTGGTATTCACGAAAGAGATTCCGTTGCAGAACTTGCTGTTGCATTGATTCTCATATGCCTGAGACAAATTATTCCTGCGAATAAAGCGGTTGAAGAATATAAATGGCAAGATAGAAAAAATTTTGTCGGTGATGAACTATCAAAATTGACGGTAGGAATAATTGGTTATGGAAACATTGGAAGCCGTGTTGCTGAGATAGCAAAAGAGGGATTCGGTTCAGAAGTAATAGCTTATGACCCTTATATAGCTGACAAGGTTATAGAAAAAACTGGGGTAACACCTGTAAGTTTTGAAGAACTTTTAAAAACATCCGATGTAATAAGCCTGAACGCTTCTTTAAATGAAGGGAACTATCATTTTATAAACAAAAGTGCTTTCAACTTAATGAAAAATGGGGTTGTAATAGTTAATACGGCAAGGGGAGAATTGATAAACCAGAATGATTTTATAGAAGCTTTAGAATCAAAGAAAGTTTCAGCCGCAGGGCTTGATGTATTAGAAGAAGAACCAATAAACCCAAATAATCCATTATTGAAATACCCTAATGTGTTCATACTGCCTCATATAGGAGGATATGGAAAATATTCATTGAGAAAAATGGATGAAAAAATGGTTGAAGATATAGAAAAATTGATGAAAGGTGAAATCCCCGAACAAATAGTTAACCCAGAAGTTGTAGAAAAAATAATAACACAATTCAAAGGTCGAAAATAA
- the gndA gene encoding NADP-dependent phosphogluconate dehydrogenase has product MDQQKNDIAVIGMAVMGQNLALNMGSKGLKVSVYNRTSEKTKRFVEERAKNKNIQGTYSLEELVNSLKTPRKIILMVKAGKPVDDVIEELLPYLNKEDIIIDGGNSYYKDTDRRYEELHKKGIRFLGTGISGGEYGALHGPSIMPGGDESAYEEVKNILEATAAQTEDGPCVTYLGPKSSGHYVKMVHNGIEYAIMELIAETYDIMRKVLKMTPQDMSKVFKEWNEDHKSYLMEITYKILEWKDEETGQPIVDVILDSAKQKGTGKWSVQDALDLNISIPTINAAVNARTLSSIKDERIRIGEIYETPTEMNLDESFINSLRDALYISTIIAYAEGMKLLQVASKEYGYNLDLSEVARIWEDGCIIRSTFLKPIQRAFKKDPNLVNLIISDEFKSDFKKKIPNLREVVSQIKKAGIPIPSLSSALDYFDGLSSKELPANLIQAQRDYFGAHTYERRDKEGIFHTEWQDIHNI; this is encoded by the coding sequence ATGGATCAACAAAAGAACGATATTGCGGTTATAGGGATGGCGGTGATGGGGCAGAATCTTGCTTTAAACATGGGATCAAAGGGTTTAAAAGTATCCGTTTACAATAGAACAAGTGAAAAAACTAAAAGATTTGTTGAAGAAAGGGCAAAAAACAAAAATATTCAAGGGACTTATTCCCTTGAAGAACTTGTTAATTCACTAAAAACACCAAGAAAGATTATTTTGATGGTTAAAGCTGGTAAACCAGTTGATGATGTAATCGAGGAACTTTTGCCTTATTTGAATAAAGAAGATATAATCATAGACGGAGGGAATTCTTATTACAAAGACACAGACAGGAGATACGAAGAATTACATAAAAAAGGAATAAGATTTTTAGGAACCGGTATAAGTGGAGGGGAATACGGCGCATTACACGGTCCATCCATCATGCCTGGGGGAGATGAATCCGCATATGAAGAGGTAAAAAATATACTCGAAGCGACTGCTGCTCAAACAGAAGATGGTCCATGTGTTACTTACCTTGGTCCAAAATCAAGTGGTCATTATGTAAAAATGGTTCACAACGGGATAGAGTACGCCATCATGGAGTTGATAGCAGAAACTTACGATATTATGAGGAAAGTGCTTAAAATGACTCCTCAAGACATGAGTAAAGTATTTAAAGAATGGAATGAAGACCACAAATCTTATTTGATGGAAATTACTTATAAGATTTTAGAGTGGAAAGACGAAGAAACGGGTCAACCAATTGTTGACGTTATTTTAGACAGTGCAAAACAGAAGGGTACAGGGAAGTGGAGCGTTCAAGACGCTTTAGACTTAAATATATCAATACCCACTATAAACGCTGCCGTCAACGCAAGAACTTTATCCTCAATAAAAGACGAAAGGATAAGGATTGGGGAGATATATGAAACACCCACTGAAATGAATTTGGATGAAAGCTTCATAAATTCCCTAAGGGATGCCTTGTATATTTCAACGATAATTGCTTACGCAGAAGGTATGAAGTTGTTGCAAGTAGCATCCAAAGAATACGGGTATAATTTAGATTTGTCAGAAGTTGCAAGAATTTGGGAAGATGGCTGTATAATAAGATCCACATTTTTAAAACCAATCCAAAGAGCATTTAAAAAGGACCCCAATTTAGTAAATTTGATAATTTCCGACGAATTCAAAAGTGATTTTAAGAAAAAAATTCCAAATTTGAGAGAGGTAGTTTCCCAGATCAAAAAAGCAGGTATACCTATTCCTTCTCTAAGTTCTGCTCTAGATTATTTCGATGGATTAAGTTCAAAAGAGCTGCCTGCGAATTTGATTCAGGCACAGAGGGATTATTTTGGCGCTCATACGTACGAAAGAAGAGACAAAGAGGGAATATTCCACACAGAATGGCAAGATATACATAATATATAA